The Bacteroidales bacterium DNA window CTACAATTATTCACCGTTGATCTATGCCAGAGATGTTGAAAATATCGCGCTTACCGGTAAGGGCACCTTGAATGGCCATGGACGCCATTGGTGGGAATGGGCTGAAAAGCATTCATATACACCACGAACTGAGGCGACCAAAGTCCCCCTTTCCAGACGCAGGTATGGTAAAGGAGCCGGAGAGGAAGGCATGCGGCCGAATTTTGTTGTCTTCTGGAAGTCAAAAAATATCCTGATTGAAGGAATTACGCTTAAGGATTCTCCGATGTGGAATATAAATCCGGTTTATTGTGAGAACATCATTGTGCGCGACATTACAGTTTTAAGTAAGGAGGCGCCTAACGGGGATGGTATCAATCCAAGCTCATGCAAAAATATGTTGATAGAATACAACCATTTCGAGACAGGGGATGATGCAGTGGTGCTGAAATCCGGTTTAAATGAAGATGGGTTGAGAATTGATATTCCCACCAAAAATGTTGTTGTACGCAATTATAAGGCTGTTGATGTTCAAACCGGAAGTGGCGGAATTGTTTTCGGCAGTGAAACCTCCGGGGGCATAGAAAATGTATATGTCCATGATGCCTATTTTGAAGGTTGCGACCGGGGGATACGGTTTAAATCAGAGAGAGGCAGAGGCAATTCGATAGAAAACATCTACATTCGGGATATTCAGATGAAAGATCTTGATAATTCAGCCATTAATTTCAATGCCTACTATCATGAAGATGCAAGAGGTGTAGCCCCTTTATTCAAAAACATAAACATTCATGACATCAAAATTGACGGTGTCCCCACTGCTATTATAATGAATGGCTTACCAGAGAAATGGCTTGAGGATTTTGCTTTTAGAAATATTGAAGTTAAAAATGCCGTTGAAGGAGCCCGTATATACAGAGTGAAAAATCTGACCCTGGAAAATTTGGAGATTAGCTCTGAAGAACGGGCGATGGAAGTCACCGATGTCTTTGAATTGAACATTCAGAACCTGAAACTTGATAACCAGGTTAATCAAACGCCCTTCTTGCTGGAAGGTAAATATACAGGCGCCGTTAATATCGAAGGCTATTCTACGAAAAATATTGAGTTGGGTGAGAATTTACCGGAAGATGTGATGAAATGAAACATATCCTTTTTGGTGCTCATTGATGCTTATGCCTTCTGCCTCCGGTAAATGCAATCTGTATGGCCGCAGTAACTTTCCCGTGTGCGTGATACATTTTTACCAATACTCGGGATCCTGCTTATTGATTTGATGGGATCCATCGTAAGGTTTCTGTTAGGCTTTCTATAGGGGTCTGTATTTAGAGGGTATTTGGACCCATGTATGTTATTTTATTTTTCACTTTTAAAGGTTATAAGATAAAGAAAGACATTCGAGCATAAGGGAAGACCCTGGGAATGAAAAAAACATGCAGGGCATATCCGATTGCTCTCCTGTCATACAGGAACTTCTTGAGGAAAAGAAATTAAGTTTTAGCATAAAGAAACTCCTGAACCGGCTTTTTGATTCATTATCCAGAACACAGAAGAGGATGATACAGTTCAGGTTTTATAAGCAGATGGAGTATGCAGAAACATGTGAGATACTGGATTTAAGCTACCAGTCTGCAAGAACTTTGACCTGCAGGGCTATTAGCAGGATGTGGGAAGCTTATCAGAAAAAGCATTTTGTCGCTGAGATAAATAAAAATAGTGAATAGTATGTATTGTAATTTTATAAAGTTGATACTGACAGGTATTATGTCAGCCGTTTTGGCAGGTTGCAGTACAAATGGCGGTGAGAATGATGGAGATGGGTTTTCCACGACCATCGATTCTACATTTGTGAATCCTGTATGGGACGGAGCTGATCCCTGGATGGTAAAAAAGGATAGTTTTTATTACTATTGCTTTACGGAAAACAATGCCATCAAGGTGTCAAAATCCCGGATCATGACCGAAAGAAACAACATAAAAACCGTATGGGAAGCTCCCGAAACAGGATGGAACAAGAATCATATCTGGGCCCCCGAATTGCATTATGTTGACGGGAGATGGTATATTTACTATGCTGCTGGCCGGGAAGGACCCCCATTCATTCATCAGCGGTCAGGAGTGTTGAAATCAGCCGGCGAAGACGCCCTGGGGGAATATGAGGAAACCGGAATGCTTTATACCAGTGATCATCCTGAAAATAAAACCTCCATTTGGGCTATTGATGTTACCGTATTGCAGCATCACGGAGAGCTATATGCCATATGGTCCGGATGGAAAGATAATGCTGAAACCGATCAAACCCCACAGCATCTTTATATCGCTCCCATGAAAGACCCTCATACCCTGGCCGGTCCTCGGGTTAAGATATCTTCCCCGGAGAAGGATTGGGAAACCGGGGGTCCGCTTGATCTGAATGAAGGGCCCCAGGTGCTGAAGACCGATACCGGCGTGTTTATCATCTACTCATGCCGTGAATCCTGGCTGAAGGAGTACCGCCTTGGCCAACTCAGGCTGAAATCATACGATGCCGACCCGTTGAAACCTGAAAACTGGATAAAAAGCGGACCGGTTTTTCAGGGGACCGAAAAGGTCTACGGTACGGGGCATGCCAGCTTCGTGAAATCGCCCGACGGAACAGAGGACTGGATCATATACCATTCAAAGAAATCCACTGAGCCAGGCTGGAACAGGGATATACGGATGCAACAGTTCCACTGGAACAACGATGGATCTCCCGATTTTGGAGAACCTATACCGGTTGGTGTTCCGCTTAAAAGGCCGTCGGGTGAAGTGGACATTGAAAAGAAATTGCTCCAATGAACGAATGCTCTTATATGAAAATATATAATCCATGAAAAATCCATTTATTGCTTCGACAGCTTTATTGCTTGGCCTGTTTTTTTCATTATCAGCCATCGCTCAGGAAGACCTTACCCGCCGGGAATACCTGCAACAATTACTGGAAGTGCTCCCTGAAGACCGCACTGCCACTCCGGGTGACCAGCTTCCTGGAACGTCGCCACCACATGTATCACCGCAGGATTGCACATGGGGCGACTGGCTGGAGCGAACCGGGGAACTGCCTCCTGAGTTTGATGAAATGCCTTCCCTGCCGTTTCTCCCCGATCCGTTGATTCTGGATGAGGGTGGAAAAAATATCCCTGTCGAGACCATAGAGCAATGGCATAGAAAACGGGAGCAGATGAAAAAACAGACCCAGCAATGGATAACGGGTACAGTTCCACCTCCGCCCGATAATCTCCAGATTAAAGTGCTTGAAGAGAAAATGAAGGGAAAACTTAGAGAAAGAGAGGTCTTGTTGAGCTTTGGTCCTGATCATAAAGCAAAACTGCACATGACTCTTTTGATTCCTCCGGGCGAGGGTCCTTTTCCGGTATTCATCTGCCCCTGGAAGAAGGACAGATACGACTGGGTGCAGGCTGCAGTGCGCCGGGGATACATCGGCTGCCGTTTTACCGCAACGGATCCCAAATATGGCTACCCCGACGACAGCGAGGCCTATGAATACATCTGGTGGCCTGAATATGATTTCAGCACCATCATGCGTTGGGGATGGGCTGCCTCAAGAGCTATAGATTATCTTTATACATTGGATGAGGTCAATAAGGAACAGATTGCCCTGACAGGCCTTTCCCGGAACGGGAAAATGGCCCTGTGGGCTGCATCCTATGATGAACGCATTAAAGCTGTTGTGCCCATCAGCGGCGGGACAGGCGGAGAAAATCCTTTCAGGTACACTACAGATAAATACAACAACGAAACCATGCAGCTATTGACCTGGTACCGTCCCCACTGGCTGCATCCACGGCTGCGATTTTTTGTAGGACGGGAGAGCAAACTGCCGGTGGATCAGAATTCGCTGATGGCCCTGGTGGCGCCCCGCGGACTCATGCTTACTTCATCAATTACCGAATCGGCGGGTAATCCATGGGGTATTGAGCAGGCGTATCGATCGGCCAAAAAGGCGTATAAATTTTTAGGAGCCGAAGATAAGATCGCCATCGACCTGCGACATGGACTGCATGCCCCTTCTGCCAGAGATATGGAGCGTTATCTGGATTTCTTTGATCACGTTTTTGAACGGGGTGACATCAAACCGGACAACAAGCTATTCTATAATTACACCTTTTCAAAATGGCTCGGTCTTAGCGAAGAGATGTTGGATCCCTTGTCTTATCATGTAAAGGGAATAGATGACCTTTTGGAGGATTCACGAGGGAAGGCCATTCAGGATACTACAGAATGGAAGGACAAATTGCCGGATATCAAACAGCGTATTAGCTGGGGACTGGGAGAGGAGCCATCATCTGTGGCCCCGGGAAAGCAACCCGACTATATGAGGGAGGTGGTTGGATTGCCCCGGGTTGGTAAGGGTATTGGAAGCAGACCTTTGATGTTTGGTCGGCTATACTATCCATCAGATGAGTC harbors:
- a CDS encoding glycoside hydrolase family 28 protein; amino-acid sequence: MKTPGIHKYFVTLILFLAFAMSAAAASPDEPVEVPEEIAPVNAPFDMPDLTRPDFPDNTFNIKDYGAETGTDSKDKNTEAIHRAIEAAHKSGGGKVIIPEGEWWTGPIHLMSNINLHIAEDAVVHFSEDKEDYLPVVLQRPEGVEAYNYSPLIYARDVENIALTGKGTLNGHGRHWWEWAEKHSYTPRTEATKVPLSRRRYGKGAGEEGMRPNFVVFWKSKNILIEGITLKDSPMWNINPVYCENIIVRDITVLSKEAPNGDGINPSSCKNMLIEYNHFETGDDAVVLKSGLNEDGLRIDIPTKNVVVRNYKAVDVQTGSGGIVFGSETSGGIENVYVHDAYFEGCDRGIRFKSERGRGNSIENIYIRDIQMKDLDNSAINFNAYYHEDARGVAPLFKNINIHDIKIDGVPTAIIMNGLPEKWLEDFAFRNIEVKNAVEGARIYRVKNLTLENLEISSEERAMEVTDVFELNIQNLKLDNQVNQTPFLLEGKYTGAVNIEGYSTKNIELGENLPEDVMK
- a CDS encoding sigma-70 family RNA polymerase sigma factor; its protein translation is MQGISDCSPVIQELLEEKKLSFSIKKLLNRLFDSLSRTQKRMIQFRFYKQMEYAETCEILDLSYQSARTLTCRAISRMWEAYQKKHFVAEINKNSE
- a CDS encoding glycoside hydrolase family 43 protein yields the protein MSAVLAGCSTNGGENDGDGFSTTIDSTFVNPVWDGADPWMVKKDSFYYYCFTENNAIKVSKSRIMTERNNIKTVWEAPETGWNKNHIWAPELHYVDGRWYIYYAAGREGPPFIHQRSGVLKSAGEDALGEYEETGMLYTSDHPENKTSIWAIDVTVLQHHGELYAIWSGWKDNAETDQTPQHLYIAPMKDPHTLAGPRVKISSPEKDWETGGPLDLNEGPQVLKTDTGVFIIYSCRESWLKEYRLGQLRLKSYDADPLKPENWIKSGPVFQGTEKVYGTGHASFVKSPDGTEDWIIYHSKKSTEPGWNRDIRMQQFHWNNDGSPDFGEPIPVGVPLKRPSGEVDIEKKLLQ
- a CDS encoding alpha/beta fold hydrolase, which gives rise to MKNPFIASTALLLGLFFSLSAIAQEDLTRREYLQQLLEVLPEDRTATPGDQLPGTSPPHVSPQDCTWGDWLERTGELPPEFDEMPSLPFLPDPLILDEGGKNIPVETIEQWHRKREQMKKQTQQWITGTVPPPPDNLQIKVLEEKMKGKLREREVLLSFGPDHKAKLHMTLLIPPGEGPFPVFICPWKKDRYDWVQAAVRRGYIGCRFTATDPKYGYPDDSEAYEYIWWPEYDFSTIMRWGWAASRAIDYLYTLDEVNKEQIALTGLSRNGKMALWAASYDERIKAVVPISGGTGGENPFRYTTDKYNNETMQLLTWYRPHWLHPRLRFFVGRESKLPVDQNSLMALVAPRGLMLTSSITESAGNPWGIEQAYRSAKKAYKFLGAEDKIAIDLRHGLHAPSARDMERYLDFFDHVFERGDIKPDNKLFYNYTFSKWLGLSEEMLDPLSYHVKGIDDLLEDSRGKAIQDTTEWKDKLPDIKQRISWGLGEEPSSVAPGKQPDYMREVVGLPRVGKGIGSRPLMFGRLYYPSDESGDPKGDDLPVVIYLHEYSYSKGFAKAGDIITRFADAGYAVYAFDQIGFGTRIEEGRLFYERFPHWSKMGRMVADTRWAVDALLEIDFIDSEQIYAAGYSLGATVGLYSAALDERIAGMISVCGFTPMRLNKPEKTAEGIYVYSHLHGLLPRLGFFAKNESHIPYDFHEILAAIAPRPLLIVAPTWDQYASFPDVKDCVEEVRKVYDLYHQKDNFR